In a single window of the Ferviditalea candida genome:
- a CDS encoding ExeA family protein: protein MFKAFYSLSAPPFSKELKVSDAYVSTPHQEALGCLNYMKQVRGMGLLVGEPGAGKTYALRVFTESLNKSLYKVVYFPMSTGSVNDFYRGLAFGLGEEPKTRKIDLFRQIQHAVTVSYHDRKITPVFILDEMQMAKDVFLSDLNLLFNFSMDSHNPFILLLCGLPYLRDRLTLNLN from the coding sequence ATGTTTAAAGCTTTCTATTCGCTTTCCGCCCCACCATTCTCCAAAGAATTGAAGGTATCCGATGCCTATGTATCAACCCCGCATCAGGAAGCGTTGGGGTGCCTGAATTATATGAAACAAGTGCGCGGTATGGGACTTCTCGTCGGCGAACCCGGAGCCGGAAAGACCTATGCGCTACGGGTCTTTACCGAATCCCTGAATAAATCCCTGTACAAAGTCGTCTATTTTCCAATGTCTACGGGATCCGTGAACGACTTTTACCGGGGGCTGGCCTTTGGCCTTGGGGAAGAACCGAAAACCCGCAAGATCGATCTGTTCCGTCAAATTCAGCATGCCGTAACGGTTTCATACCATGACCGAAAGATTACGCCGGTGTTCATTCTCGACGAGATGCAGATGGCCAAGGACGTATTCTTAAGCGATTTGAACCTGTTATTCAATTTTTCCATGGATTCGCATAATCCCTTTATTTTGCTGCTTTGCGGCCTGCCGTATTTACGGGATCGGCTCACCTTAAACCTGAAT